The proteins below are encoded in one region of Streptomyces marianii:
- a CDS encoding IS1182 family transposase produces MNKTFRAFDPRQVLLLPPSLDDWLPEDHLARFVADLVDEVLDLGPVLADYTEKRGYPPYDPRLMVRLLIYGYTTGVRSSRAIERRLADDVAFRFLAAGQEPDFRSIARFRRRHLDALAGLFAQSLHLATKLGMVKMGRVALDGTKLEASASKHKAMSYGRLVDKEERIEAEIAQLEAQAQALLADAEAIDEAEDHAFGVDGKETDLPAELDRREKRLAKLQAARTQIEAEAADKARKHAEDKERRRQERADIHDGQAVTSAGEKAAKAARPKPKAQANFTDPDSRIMKNSDGAYIQAYNAQAVVDEEHQVITAADVTTNPSDALNYTTMLDQSAANTGVHPKQALVDAGYCSETNLEAARERHLACGTDTFMATGRLTHDEQVPPAPRGRIPKDATLKERMAHKLRTKPGKAAYSRRKAIVEPVFGQIMTCQDGRQLLLRGEDGARGEWRLLAACHNLRKIFRHAGTAGLAGLTG; encoded by the coding sequence GTGAACAAGACGTTCCGGGCGTTCGACCCACGCCAGGTCCTGCTGTTGCCGCCGTCGCTGGACGACTGGCTGCCCGAGGACCACCTGGCCCGGTTCGTCGCCGACCTGGTCGACGAGGTGCTCGACCTCGGGCCGGTCCTGGCGGACTACACCGAAAAGCGCGGCTACCCGCCCTACGACCCGCGGCTGATGGTGCGGCTGCTGATCTACGGATACACCACCGGGGTGCGCTCCTCACGGGCGATCGAGCGCCGCCTGGCCGACGACGTCGCGTTCCGGTTCCTGGCCGCCGGCCAGGAACCGGACTTCCGCTCGATCGCCCGGTTTCGCCGCCGCCACCTCGATGCGCTCGCCGGTCTGTTCGCCCAGTCGCTGCACCTCGCGACCAAGCTCGGCATGGTCAAGATGGGACGCGTCGCGCTGGACGGCACGAAACTTGAGGCCAGCGCCTCCAAGCACAAGGCGATGAGCTACGGTCGCCTGGTCGACAAGGAAGAACGCATCGAGGCCGAGATCGCACAGCTGGAGGCACAGGCCCAGGCCCTGCTGGCCGACGCGGAGGCCATCGATGAAGCCGAGGACCACGCCTTCGGCGTGGACGGCAAGGAGACGGACCTGCCCGCCGAACTGGACCGGCGTGAGAAGCGCCTGGCGAAGCTGCAGGCCGCCCGCACGCAGATTGAGGCCGAGGCCGCTGACAAGGCCCGCAAGCATGCCGAGGACAAGGAACGCCGCCGTCAAGAGCGCGCCGACATCCACGACGGGCAGGCCGTCACCAGCGCCGGGGAGAAGGCCGCCAAGGCGGCACGCCCCAAGCCGAAGGCGCAGGCCAACTTCACCGACCCCGACTCGCGGATCATGAAGAACAGCGACGGCGCCTACATCCAGGCCTACAACGCCCAAGCCGTCGTCGACGAAGAACACCAGGTCATCACCGCCGCCGACGTGACGACAAACCCTTCGGATGCGCTGAACTACACCACGATGCTCGACCAGTCCGCCGCCAACACCGGCGTTCATCCCAAGCAGGCCCTGGTCGACGCCGGCTACTGCTCCGAGACCAACCTCGAAGCAGCGCGAGAGCGCCATCTGGCCTGCGGCACCGACACCTTCATGGCCACCGGCCGGCTGACCCACGACGAGCAGGTCCCGCCCGCACCGCGCGGACGCATACCCAAGGACGCCACACTCAAAGAGCGCATGGCCCACAAGCTGCGGACCAAGCCGGGCAAGGCCGCCTACAGCCGCCGCAAGGCCATCGTCGAACCCGTCTTCGGACAGATCATGACTTGCCAGGACGGCCGCCAGCTCCTCCTGCGCGGCGAGGACGGTGCCCGTGGTGAATGGCGACTGCTGGCGGCCTGCCACAACCTTCGCAAGATCTTCCGACACGCCGGGACCGCCGGGCTCGCCGGCCTGACCGGGTAA